The stretch of DNA ATGTCAGTTCCCATCCCGCAGGTCGGTGGAAACCTGGTTTCCACGAGCACTCAGATCCGACCGCGCCAGACGATCAACATGCAGAAGATCGCGGCGTTGGCGACACGCGCAGGATCGATGGTCGAGCAGATCCGTGGCATGCTGCTCGCCCCTGAGGCACGCAAGATTCCACCCGTCTATTCGACGGCGCAGCTGGCCGCGCTGTGCGGAGTCGACAAGGCACATGTGGCGTATCGCATCACCAAGGACGATCTTCCCCCCGGGCGCCTGACCCCCTCGGGCGGCAAGCGAACTTTTGGACTGAACGAATTGCGCCGGTGGACGAAGACATACCGGGGCGAGAAGATGCGACCGGCCGGGAGGAAGGCGATCACCATTGCAGTCGGTAACTTCAAGGGTGGTGTGGCCAAGACCACCACCGCGATGGTGCTCGCCCAGGGCCTCAGTCTGCGCGGTCACCGGGTGTTGGCGATCGACACCGATCCGCAGGGCTCGTTGACCACACTTCACGGCTTGCTGCCCGAGGCCGAGGTGACGGAAGACATGACGATTGGGCCGCTCTGCGATGGCACGGAAAACGACATCCGGTATGCGATCCGATCGACCTACTGGGACGGGATTGACCTGGTGGCGGCGGCGCCCTTCCTGTTCTCCGCTGAGTTCGCCCTCCCCGCCCGCCAGATGCAGCAACCCGGAGCAAAATTCTGGGATGTCCTAAACGAAGGGCTGGAGTCTGTGCGCGACTTGTACGACGTGATCGTCATTGACACGCCCCCTTCCTTGTCCTACGTGACGATCAATGCCTTATGGGCCGCCAACGGCATCGTGGTGCCGGTTCCGCCATCCGGACTGGACTTCGCTTCGTCCGCGCAGTTCTGGTCGCTCTTAGCCGATTTGGGCGGCAATTTGGATGGCCAAAGCAAGGATCGCGAGGGCAAGGCTTTCGATTTCCTGCATGTCCTGCTCAGCCGCGTGGACGCCGCAGACCCAGCGATGCCGGCAGTTCGGCAGTGGATCCAGGCCACGTACGGTGAGTACACGCTGCCCGTGGAGATCCCGAAGACCAGCGTGACCAGCAACAAGGCGGCGGAATTTGCGACCGTCTACGACGTGCAGAAATACGAGGGCGCTGCCAAAACCTATAAGCGCGCCGTCGACGCCTACGATTCCTTTGTGGAACTCGTTGAGCAGTCCGTGGTCGGCGCGTGGGCAGTGCAGGGCAGGACTCCACAGTGAAAGGCGTCTTTGCTCAATGCCTGATCGAGGAACGTGGAAACCTGGTTTCCAGCGCAGCCGGCGCTCATGGCTGTAAGAATAGCGCGATGCTGGAAACCTGGTTTCCACCGCCTCTGATCTCCTGCGTTCGCCCGATCGCCGCGCGGCAACGCTTGGACCGGGTGGCTCCGAAGCCCCGCACGAGCCTCATCCGTCCTACGCCAAAAGGGGCAAGCATTGCCCAAAGGAGTATCCATCATGGCTAGTACTCGCAAGCGGCTCGAGACACTGACTGCCGGTCTGACCTTGCCCGAGGCGACCGTGGCCTCGACTTCGGAGCGCTCTACCCCAACAATTTCCCACTTGCCACCTCTGGCAAGTGCAGCCGTGGAAACCAGGTTTCCACCGGCAGTCGGAGGATCGACGGGACCGCGTACCGGTCCCGGTCAAATGATGGCCTTCCGAGGCCAAATCCAGCACGCCGAGAGCGAGATGGCGGCACTGCGAGAAAGGCTGAATCAGTACGAGGGCTCGTTGCCGACGCGGAAGATGGATCCGAAGTCGATTCGACCGAGCCGCTGGGCGAATCGGCATGGCGCCTCGTTCGCAACCAGTGAATTCGCAGGCCTAAAGGCGGATATC from Variovorax sp. PBL-E5 encodes:
- a CDS encoding AAA family ATPase, with the protein product MSVPIPQVGGNLVSTSTQIRPRQTINMQKIAALATRAGSMVEQIRGMLLAPEARKIPPVYSTAQLAALCGVDKAHVAYRITKDDLPPGRLTPSGGKRTFGLNELRRWTKTYRGEKMRPAGRKAITIAVGNFKGGVAKTTTAMVLAQGLSLRGHRVLAIDTDPQGSLTTLHGLLPEAEVTEDMTIGPLCDGTENDIRYAIRSTYWDGIDLVAAAPFLFSAEFALPARQMQQPGAKFWDVLNEGLESVRDLYDVIVIDTPPSLSYVTINALWAANGIVVPVPPSGLDFASSAQFWSLLADLGGNLDGQSKDREGKAFDFLHVLLSRVDAADPAMPAVRQWIQATYGEYTLPVEIPKTSVTSNKAAEFATVYDVQKYEGAAKTYKRAVDAYDSFVELVEQSVVGAWAVQGRTPQ